In Stegostoma tigrinum isolate sSteTig4 chromosome 33, sSteTig4.hap1, whole genome shotgun sequence, one genomic interval encodes:
- the zfand6 gene encoding AN1-type zinc finger protein 6 isoform X2 yields the protein MAQETNQTQVPMLCTTGCGFYGNPRTNGMCSVCYKDFLQRQNNNGRISPVSPNLNNLTEVYPVHCTEENLPEIPSSFSSSSTSGQSSPQPIMGRGKRGRKQREKKGRSIKREGRKGRKRSVSNQLLLLSRESVTSPQSDGDHTEDNQAMTKKELQASTSEEIAETSSDRQDKSPEKPKQKKNRCFTCRKKVGLTGFDCRCGNLFCGLHRYSDKHSCPYDYKADAAEKIRKENPVVVGEKIQKI from the exons ATGGCTCAAGAAACCAATCAGACTCAAGTGCCTATGCTGTGTACCACTGGCTGTGGATTTTATGGGAACCCACGAACGAATGGCATGTGTTCAGTTTGCTATAAGGATTTTCTTCAAAGGCAAAACAATAATGGCAGAATAAGTCCTG TGTCTCCCAATTTGAACAATTTAACTGAAGTGTATCCTGTTCACTGTACAGAAGAGAATCTCCCAGAAATACCATCATCATTCTCTTCTTCCTCCACTTCAGGCCAATCAAG TCCACAACCAATAATGGGAAGAGGGAAAAGGGGAAGAAAGCAAAGAGAGAAGAAGGGAAGATCTATTaaaagagagggaagaaagggaaGGAAGAG ATCAGTGTCCAATCAGCTGCTGCTACTATCCCGTGAATCGGTAACGAGTCCCCAAAGTGATGGGGACCACACAGAAGATAACCAAGCAATGACTAAAAAAGAGTTGCAGG CTTCTACAtctgaagaaattgcagagacatcTTCTGACAGACAGGATAAATCTCCTGAAAAACCCAAGCAGAAGAAGAATCGTTGTTTTACCTGCCGGAAAAAAGTAGGACTTACAG GATTTGATTGCAGATGTGGAAATTTGTTCTGTGGATTACATCGTTATTCTGATAAGCACAGTTGTCCTTATGATTACAAAGCTGACGCTGCTGAaaaaataaggaaagaaaatccTGTTGTAGTTGGAGAGAAGATCCAGAAAATTTGA
- the zfand6 gene encoding AN1-type zinc finger protein 6 isoform X3: MTFVCWRNMAQETNQTQVPMLCTTGCGFYGNPRTNGMCSVCYKDFLQRQNNNGRISPEENLPEIPSSFSSSSTSGQSSPQPIMGRGKRGRKQREKKGRSIKREGRKGRKRSVSNQLLLLSRESVTSPQSDGDHTEDNQAMTKKELQASTSEEIAETSSDRQDKSPEKPKQKKNRCFTCRKKVGLTGFDCRCGNLFCGLHRYSDKHSCPYDYKADAAEKIRKENPVVVGEKIQKI; this comes from the exons ATGACATTT GTCTGTTGGAGGAACATGGCTCAAGAAACCAATCAGACTCAAGTGCCTATGCTGTGTACCACTGGCTGTGGATTTTATGGGAACCCACGAACGAATGGCATGTGTTCAGTTTGCTATAAGGATTTTCTTCAAAGGCAAAACAATAATGGCAGAATAAGTCCTG AAGAGAATCTCCCAGAAATACCATCATCATTCTCTTCTTCCTCCACTTCAGGCCAATCAAG TCCACAACCAATAATGGGAAGAGGGAAAAGGGGAAGAAAGCAAAGAGAGAAGAAGGGAAGATCTATTaaaagagagggaagaaagggaaGGAAGAG ATCAGTGTCCAATCAGCTGCTGCTACTATCCCGTGAATCGGTAACGAGTCCCCAAAGTGATGGGGACCACACAGAAGATAACCAAGCAATGACTAAAAAAGAGTTGCAGG CTTCTACAtctgaagaaattgcagagacatcTTCTGACAGACAGGATAAATCTCCTGAAAAACCCAAGCAGAAGAAGAATCGTTGTTTTACCTGCCGGAAAAAAGTAGGACTTACAG GATTTGATTGCAGATGTGGAAATTTGTTCTGTGGATTACATCGTTATTCTGATAAGCACAGTTGTCCTTATGATTACAAAGCTGACGCTGCTGAaaaaataaggaaagaaaatccTGTTGTAGTTGGAGAGAAGATCCAGAAAATTTGA
- the zfand6 gene encoding AN1-type zinc finger protein 6 isoform X5 codes for MTFVCWRNMAQETNQTQVPMLCTTGCGFYGNPRTNGMCSVCYKDFLQRQNNNGRISPEENLPEIPSSFSSSSTSGQSRSVSNQLLLLSRESVTSPQSDGDHTEDNQAMTKKELQASTSEEIAETSSDRQDKSPEKPKQKKNRCFTCRKKVGLTGFDCRCGNLFCGLHRYSDKHSCPYDYKADAAEKIRKENPVVVGEKIQKI; via the exons ATGACATTT GTCTGTTGGAGGAACATGGCTCAAGAAACCAATCAGACTCAAGTGCCTATGCTGTGTACCACTGGCTGTGGATTTTATGGGAACCCACGAACGAATGGCATGTGTTCAGTTTGCTATAAGGATTTTCTTCAAAGGCAAAACAATAATGGCAGAATAAGTCCTG AAGAGAATCTCCCAGAAATACCATCATCATTCTCTTCTTCCTCCACTTCAGGCCAATCAAG ATCAGTGTCCAATCAGCTGCTGCTACTATCCCGTGAATCGGTAACGAGTCCCCAAAGTGATGGGGACCACACAGAAGATAACCAAGCAATGACTAAAAAAGAGTTGCAGG CTTCTACAtctgaagaaattgcagagacatcTTCTGACAGACAGGATAAATCTCCTGAAAAACCCAAGCAGAAGAAGAATCGTTGTTTTACCTGCCGGAAAAAAGTAGGACTTACAG GATTTGATTGCAGATGTGGAAATTTGTTCTGTGGATTACATCGTTATTCTGATAAGCACAGTTGTCCTTATGATTACAAAGCTGACGCTGCTGAaaaaataaggaaagaaaatccTGTTGTAGTTGGAGAGAAGATCCAGAAAATTTGA
- the zfand6 gene encoding AN1-type zinc finger protein 6 isoform X1: MTFVCWRNMAQETNQTQVPMLCTTGCGFYGNPRTNGMCSVCYKDFLQRQNNNGRISPVSPNLNNLTEVYPVHCTEENLPEIPSSFSSSSTSGQSSPQPIMGRGKRGRKQREKKGRSIKREGRKGRKRSVSNQLLLLSRESVTSPQSDGDHTEDNQAMTKKELQASTSEEIAETSSDRQDKSPEKPKQKKNRCFTCRKKVGLTGFDCRCGNLFCGLHRYSDKHSCPYDYKADAAEKIRKENPVVVGEKIQKI, encoded by the exons ATGACATTT GTCTGTTGGAGGAACATGGCTCAAGAAACCAATCAGACTCAAGTGCCTATGCTGTGTACCACTGGCTGTGGATTTTATGGGAACCCACGAACGAATGGCATGTGTTCAGTTTGCTATAAGGATTTTCTTCAAAGGCAAAACAATAATGGCAGAATAAGTCCTG TGTCTCCCAATTTGAACAATTTAACTGAAGTGTATCCTGTTCACTGTACAGAAGAGAATCTCCCAGAAATACCATCATCATTCTCTTCTTCCTCCACTTCAGGCCAATCAAG TCCACAACCAATAATGGGAAGAGGGAAAAGGGGAAGAAAGCAAAGAGAGAAGAAGGGAAGATCTATTaaaagagagggaagaaagggaaGGAAGAG ATCAGTGTCCAATCAGCTGCTGCTACTATCCCGTGAATCGGTAACGAGTCCCCAAAGTGATGGGGACCACACAGAAGATAACCAAGCAATGACTAAAAAAGAGTTGCAGG CTTCTACAtctgaagaaattgcagagacatcTTCTGACAGACAGGATAAATCTCCTGAAAAACCCAAGCAGAAGAAGAATCGTTGTTTTACCTGCCGGAAAAAAGTAGGACTTACAG GATTTGATTGCAGATGTGGAAATTTGTTCTGTGGATTACATCGTTATTCTGATAAGCACAGTTGTCCTTATGATTACAAAGCTGACGCTGCTGAaaaaataaggaaagaaaatccTGTTGTAGTTGGAGAGAAGATCCAGAAAATTTGA
- the zfand6 gene encoding AN1-type zinc finger protein 6 isoform X4, translated as MTFVCWRNMAQETNQTQVPMLCTTGCGFYGNPRTNGMCSVCYKDFLQRQNNNGRISPVSPNLNNLTEVYPVHCTEENLPEIPSSFSSSSTSGQSRSVSNQLLLLSRESVTSPQSDGDHTEDNQAMTKKELQASTSEEIAETSSDRQDKSPEKPKQKKNRCFTCRKKVGLTGFDCRCGNLFCGLHRYSDKHSCPYDYKADAAEKIRKENPVVVGEKIQKI; from the exons ATGACATTT GTCTGTTGGAGGAACATGGCTCAAGAAACCAATCAGACTCAAGTGCCTATGCTGTGTACCACTGGCTGTGGATTTTATGGGAACCCACGAACGAATGGCATGTGTTCAGTTTGCTATAAGGATTTTCTTCAAAGGCAAAACAATAATGGCAGAATAAGTCCTG TGTCTCCCAATTTGAACAATTTAACTGAAGTGTATCCTGTTCACTGTACAGAAGAGAATCTCCCAGAAATACCATCATCATTCTCTTCTTCCTCCACTTCAGGCCAATCAAG ATCAGTGTCCAATCAGCTGCTGCTACTATCCCGTGAATCGGTAACGAGTCCCCAAAGTGATGGGGACCACACAGAAGATAACCAAGCAATGACTAAAAAAGAGTTGCAGG CTTCTACAtctgaagaaattgcagagacatcTTCTGACAGACAGGATAAATCTCCTGAAAAACCCAAGCAGAAGAAGAATCGTTGTTTTACCTGCCGGAAAAAAGTAGGACTTACAG GATTTGATTGCAGATGTGGAAATTTGTTCTGTGGATTACATCGTTATTCTGATAAGCACAGTTGTCCTTATGATTACAAAGCTGACGCTGCTGAaaaaataaggaaagaaaatccTGTTGTAGTTGGAGAGAAGATCCAGAAAATTTGA